One segment of Alnus glutinosa chromosome 2, dhAlnGlut1.1, whole genome shotgun sequence DNA contains the following:
- the LOC133859676 gene encoding vesicle transport v-SNARE 13, producing MSEVFEGYERQYCELSANLSKKCTAAGALNGEQKKQKVSEIKSGIDEAESLIRKMDLEARSLQPNVKAILLSKLREYKSDLNNLKSEVKRIVSGNLNAAARDDLLESGMADTLTASADQRTRLMMSTDRLGKSGDRIKEGRRTMLETEELGVSILQDLHSQRQSLLHAHSTLHGVDDNIGKSKKVLTAMSRRMSKNKWIIGTIIAALVIAIVLILYFKLK from the exons ATGAGTGAGGTATTTGAAGGATACGAACGCCAATACTGCGAGCTCTCCGCAAACCTCTCGAAAAAGTGTACGGCAGCTGGTGCTCTTAATGGAG agcaaaagaaacaaaaagtttcTGAGATAAAGTCTGGAATTGATGAAGCGGAATCACTG ATTCGGAAAATGGATCTTGAGGCAAGAAGTTTGCAACCTAACGTTAAGGCTATACTACTTTCTAAGTTGAGGGAGTATAAATCAGATCTGAACAATCTGAAAAGCGAAGTCAAGAGAATTGTATCTGGTAACTTAAATGCAGCTGCCCGAGATGATTTGTTGGAATCAGGCATGGCAGATACACTCACA GCATCGGCTGATCAAAGAACGAGATTAATGATGTCAACGGACAGATTAGGCAAATCTGGTGACAGAATTAAGGAAGGTAGAAGAACCATGCTGGAAACAGAGGAGCTTGGTGTCTCAATTCTTCAAGATTTGCATTCTCAGCGACAGTCTCTCTTGCATGCCCATAGCACG CTGCATGGGGTGGATGATAACATAGGAAAGAGCAAGAAAGTTTTGACAGCCATGTCAAGGAGGATGAGCAAGAACAAGTGGATTATTGGCACCATTATTGCAGCTCTTGTCATTGCTATCGTCTTGATCTTGTACTTCAAACTGAAGTAG
- the LOC133861123 gene encoding pentatricopeptide repeat-containing protein At5g15340, mitochondrial, translated as MRWSIHSALPSPTRYFRYLLRACARHSSLDAGKKLHATVITTGLSASPDSFLHNALLHLYAACGNSCYARKLFDEILHSHKDTVDWTALMGCYARHGLPRTALLLFVEMGKEGVKVDDLAVVCVFNACARLADDLFGVQGHGCVVKMGLGASVKACNAVMDMYVKCGMLREAWQVFEEMEERSVVSWTVILEGVVKCEGVGSGRVVFDRMPDRNEVAWTIMIVGYVGSGFIREGLLLLGEMVFNCGLELNYITLCSFLSACAQSGDVMMGRWIHVYALKMMGKEMDIMVGTTLVDMYAKCGRVDTAYKVFNCMPRRNVVAWNAMLGGLAMHGRCEVVLDIFPHMVKEARPDDLTFVSVLSACSHSGLVDEGFQYFRDLQSVYGITPKMEHYACIVDLLGRAGRFEEAEIVIKKMPMPPNEVVLGSLLGSCSVHGKVQLGERTLQKLLQMDPCNMEYHILISNMYALAGKRDKANSLRQILKDRGVRKVPGMSSIHVGGQVHQFSAGDKSHPLTTEIYSMLDEMIRRLRLAGYAPNTASQVSSGCDSSEGNTDELEEIEQALFCHSEKLAVCFGLISTRPGSPLYIFKNLRICQDCHSAIKIVSDIYDREIVVRDRNRFHCFKQGFCSCSDYW; from the coding sequence ATGAGATGGTCAATCCACTCTGCCCTCCCCTCCCCCACTCGCTACTTCCGTTACCTTCTACGAGCCTGTGCTCGACACTCCTCTCTCGACGCCGGCAAGAAACTTCACGCCACTGTCATCACCACCGGCCTGTCCGCCTCCCCAGACTCCTTTCTCCACAACGCCCTCCTTCATTTGTACGCAGCTTGCGGCAACTCATGCTATGCACGCAAACTGTTCGATGAAATTCTGCATTCGCACAAAGACACTGTAGACTGGACCGCCTTAATGGGCTGCTATGCCCGACATGGTTTGCCCAGGACTGCGCTACTTTTGTTTGTCGAAATGGGGAAAGAGGGAGTGAAGGTCGATGACTTGGCCGTCGTTTGTGTGTTCAACGCGTGTGCACGGTTGGCGGACGATTTGTTTGGGGTGCAAGGGCATGGTTGTGTGGTGAAGATGGGATTGGGTGCTAGTGTGAAGGCGTGCAATGCGGTTATGGATATGTACGTGAAGTGCGGTATGTTGCGTGAGGCATGGCAGGTTTTTGAAGAGATGGAGGAGCGGAGTGTTGTGTCATGGACGGTTATTTTGGAAGGGGTGGTTAAATGCGAAGGTGTAGGAAGTGGGAGGGTGGTGTTTGATCGGATGCCGGATAGGAACGAGGTTGCGTGGACTATAATGATAGTAGGTTATGTGGGGAGTGGGTTTATCCGGGAAGGTCTTTTGCTTCTGGGTGAGATGGTTTTTAATTGTGGTTTGGAGTTGAATTATATTACCCTTTGTTCATTTTTATCGGCATGTGCACAGTCCGGTGATGTGATGATGGGTAGGTGGATTCATGTTTATGCTCTGAAGATGATGGGAAAGGAGATGGATATTATGGTGGGCACAACATTGGTGGATATGTATGCAAAATGTGGTAGGGTTGACACTGCATATAAAGTTTTTAACTGCATGCCACGAAGAAATGTGGTGGCATGGAATGCTATGCTTGGCGGGTTAGCTATGCACGGGCGTTGTGAAGTTGTTTTGGATATATTTCCTCATATGGTCAAAGAAGCCAGGCCAGATGATTTAACCTTCGTGTCTGTGTTAAGTGCCTGCAGCCACTCAGGTCTAGTTGATGAGGGTTTCCAATACTTCCGTGACCTTCAATCTGTGTACGGCATTACGCCTAAGATGGAACATTATGCTTGCATAGTGGACCTGCTTGGTCGGGCTGGTCGTTTTGAAGAAGCTGAGATAGTAATAAAGAAGATGCCAATGCCCCCGAATGAAGTGGTTCTTGGATCTCTTTTGGGTTCCTGCAGTGTTCATGGAAAGGTACAGCTGGGTGAACGCACTCTGCAAAAGCTGCTTCAAATGGATCCTTGCAACATGGAATATCATATACTTATTTCCAATATGTATGCCTTGGCTGGCAAGCGGGACAAGGCTAATTCCCTTAGGCAGATTCTTAAGGATAGGGGTGTTAGAAAGGTGCCCGGAATGAGTTCAATTCATGTTGGTGGCCAAGTTCATCAGTTCAGTGCTGGAGATAAGTCACATCCCCTAACCACAGAGATTTATAGCATGTTGGATGAGATGATTAGAAGGTTGAGATTGGCCGGTTATGCCCCAAATACTGCTTCCCAAGTTTCTTCTGGTTGTGATAGTAGTGAGGGTAACACGGATGAACTGGAGGAGATAGAGCAGGCCTTGTTCTGTCACAGTGAGAAGCTGGCAGTTTGTTTTGGGCTTATAAGCACAAGACCAGGTTCACCTCTTTATATATTCAAGAACCTACGTATATGCCAAGACTGTCATTCTGCTATTAAGATAGTTTCGGATATATACGATCGAGAAATTGTTGTCAGAGATCGCAACCGTTTTCATTGTTTTAAGCAgggtttttgttcttgttctgATTATTGGTGA
- the LOC133859675 gene encoding ARF guanine-nucleotide exchange factor GNOM-like has translation MYQETVTNMGHINPQFGTNNGERKESPSKPSRGALACMVNSEIGAVLAVMRRNVRWGVRYVADDDHLEHSLIHSLKELRKRIFSWQHQWHKIDPAVYLQPFLDVIRSDETGAPITGVALSSVYKILSLDILNLDTVNVGDAMHLIVDAVTSCRFEVTDPASEEVVLMKILQVLLACMKSTASVRLSNQHVCNIVNTCFRVVHQASSKGELLQRIARHTMHELVRCIFSHLLICLPDINMEHALANGSGSSVRKEVGSTDKDHTSENKQLENGNAGVEYDGQSSIYASKAPMSASGSGISDTGTHENITEVSNGMEATKTDEKVMMEPFGVPCMVEIFHFLCSLLNVTEHVEFGPRSNPIAYDEDVPLFALGLINSAIELAGPSIKKHPKLLAIFQDELFHNLMQFGLSMSPLILSTVCSIVLNLYHHLRTELKVQLEAFLSCVLLRLAQSKHGSSYQQQEVAMEALVDLCRQQTFMAEMYANFDCDITCSNVFEDLANLLSKSAFPVNGPLSAMHILALDGLISMIQGMTEKIGNEPATPEASIDDEGYKAFWTMTCDNYSDPNCWVPFIRKVKYVKRKLMIGADHFNRDPKKGLEFLQGMHLLPEKLDPLSVACFLRYTAGLDRNLVGDYLGNHNEFCVQVLQEFATTFDFQDMNLDTALRLFLGTFRLPGEAQKIHRVLEAFAERYYEQSPHLLMNKDVALVLSYSLILLNTDQHNSQVKKKMTEEDFIRNNRTINGGKDLPREFLSELYHSICENEIQMIPDQSTGFSVMASSRWINVMHKSKKVSPFIICDSRELLIYDMFAILSGPTIAAISVVFDQVEHEDVLQTCIDGFLSVAKIAACYHLNDVLDDLIVSLCKFTTLLTPLSVEEAIVALGDYTKVRMATAAVFTIANSYGDYIRSGWKNILDCVLSLHKLGLVPTSLASDAVHDMEPSSDPERGKPATPSLSISNVPSVPTRKSSGLMGRFSQLLSFDIEEPRTQPTEEQLAAQQRTRETIQTCHIDIIFTESKFLQAESLLQLVKALILAADRLRNGIISVEDEDTAVFCLELLIAITLNNRDRIMLIWQGVYDHIFDIVQSTIMPCTLVEKAVFGLLKICQRLLPYKENLTDELLRSLQLVSKLDARVADAYCEHITQEVMRLVKANATHIRSHVGWRTIISLLSITARHPEASEVGFEALAFIMSDGAHLLPSNYVFCVDAARQFGESRVGEVDRSVSALDMMAGSVVCLVRWSCETKNTVGEEAATKVNQDIGEMWLRLVQGLRKVCLDQREEVRNHAILMLQRSLAGVDGIHLPNSLWLQCFDAVIFTLLDDLEEIVQGNSRKDYRNMEGTLFLAMKLMSKVFLQLLLDLWRLPSFCKLWLGVLNRMERYMNIKFRGRRSEKIHELIPELLKNTLFVMKTAGLLTPSDSIGGDSFWQLTWLHVKNISPSLQSEVFPAPELEQLQKKQIKAVGVPAPDGTVLVQSSETTA, from the exons ATGTATCAAGAAACGGTGACAAATATGGGGCATATAAATCCACAGTTTGGAACCAATAACGGTGAAAGGAAGGAATCTCCTTCTAAGCCTTCCAGAGGTGCTTTAGCATGTATGGTAAATTCTGAAATAGGTGCTGTTTTGGCTGTGATGCGGAGAAATGTTCGGTGGGGAGTTCGCTATGTAGCAGATGATGATCATCTCGAGCACTCTCTAATCCATTCGTTGAAAGAATTACGAAAACGTATATTTTCTTGGCAACATCAGTGGCATAAGATCGATCCAGCCGTGTACCTCCAGCCGTTTTTGGATGTCATACGATCTGATGAAACTGGTGCACCAATCACTGGAGTTGCATTGTCATCTGTTTACAAGATATTGAGCCTTGACATACTTAATCTTGATACTGTGAATGTTGGTGATGCTATGCACTTGATAGTTGATGCTGTGACAAGCTGCCGGTTTGAGGTCACTGATCCTGCATCTGAAGAAGTGGTATTGATGAAGATACTTCAGGTTCTTCTAGCTTGCATGAAGAGTACTGCATCAGTTAGGTTGAGTAACCAGCATGTCTGCAATATTGTAAATACATGCTTTCGTGTAGTTCATCAGGCTAGCTCTAAAGGTGAATTGTTACAGCGGATAGCTCGACATACTATGCATGAATTGGTTAGGTGTATTTTTTCTCACCTGTTGATATGCCTGCCTGATATCAACATGGAACATGCATTGGCTAATGGAAGTGGGTCATCAGTCCGTAAAGAG GTGGGTTCAACAGACAAGGATCATACATCTGAAAATAAACAGCTAGAAAATGGCAATGCTGGAGTTGAATATGATGGTCAATCATCCATATATGCATCTAAGGCTCCCATGAGTGCATCAGGTAGTGGGATAAGTGATACTGGGACGCACGAGAACATAACTGAGGTTAGTAATGGAATGGAGGCTACCAAAACTGATGAGAAAGTTATGATGGAACCCTTTGGGGTCCCATGCATGGTGGAGATATTTCACTTCCTCTGTTCTCTGTTGAATGTCACTGAGCACGTCGAATTTGGCCCTAGATCAAATCCTATAGCATATGATGAAGATGTTCCCTTGTTTGCATTGGGGTTAATTAATTCGGCTATTGAATTGGCTGGGCCCTCAATTAAAAAACACCCTAAGTTATTGGCCATTTTTCAAGATGAATTGTttcataaccttatgcagtttGGTTTATCGATGAGTCCACTGATTCTCTCAACAGTATGTAGCATTGTTCTTAATCTGTATCATCATTTACGAACTGAGCTCAAAGTACAGCTTGAAGCTTTCTTGTCATGTGTGCTTTTGAGGCTTGCACAAAGCAAGCATGGCTCTTCATACCAACAGCAGGAGGTTGCTATGGAGGCTCTAGTTGACCTTTGCAGACAGCAGACATTTATGGCTGAGATGTATGCAAACTTTGATTGTGACATAACCTGCAGTAATGTGTTTGAAGACCTTGCTAACCTGTTATCAAAAAGTGCATTTCCTGTGAATGGACCTTTGTCTGCAATGCACATTCTTGCCCTGGATGGTTTAATATCAATGATTCAGGGTATGACTGAGAAGATAGGCAATGAACCAGCTACACCAGAAGCTTCCATAGATGATGAGGGATATAAGGCATTCTGGACAATGACATGCGATAACTATAGTGACCCTAATTGTTGGGTTCCATTTATCCGTAAGGTCAAGTACGTCAAGAGAAAGCTGATGATTGGAGCGGACCACTTTAATAGGGATCCTAAGAAAGGTCTAGAATTTCTTCAAGGAATGCATTTGTTGCCTGAGAAACTCGACCCTCTGAGTGTGGCATGCTTTCTCAGGTACACAGCTGGGTTAGATAGGAATCTTGTTGGGGATTATCTAGGAAATCATAATGAATTTTGTGTTCAGGTGCTTCAAGAATTTGCTACGACTTTTGATTTCCAAGACATGAATTTAGATACTGCATTGCGTCTTTTCTTGGGAACTTTTAGATTGCCTGGAGAAGCCCAAAAAATACACAGGGTGCTTGAGGCATTTGCAGAAAGATATTATGAGCAGTCACCGCATTTATTAATGAATAAAGATGTTGCCCTCGTGTTGTCATATTCACTTATATTGCTTAACACAGATCAGCACAATTCACAGGTTAAGAAGAAGATGACTGAAGAAGACTTTATCCGTAATAATAGGACAATCAATGGAGGGAAAGATCTTCCTCGCGAGTTCCTGTCGGAGCTTTACCACTCAATCTGTGAGAATGAAATTCAGATGATCCCCGACCAAAGTACTGGGTTTTCAGTGATGGCATCGAGCCGTTGGATTAATGTGATGCACAAATCTAAAAAAGTCTCTCCTTTCATCATCTGTGACTCGAGAGAGCTCCTCATCTATGACATGTTTGCTATCCTGTCAGGTCCAACCATTGCTGCCATTTCGGTGGTTTTTGATCAGGTGGAGCACGAAGATGTTTTACAAACTTGCATTGATGGATTCTTGTCTGTCGCCAAAATTGCAGCATGTTATCACCTCAATGATGTACTGGATGACTTGATCGTGTCTCTCTGTAAGTTCACAACCCTCTTGACTCCATTATCTGTAGAGGAAGCTATTGTTGCTCTTGGGGATTACACCAAAGTCAGGATGGCAACCGCCGCAGTTTTCACTATAGCAAATAGTTATGGTGACTATATCCGTTCTGGCTGGAAGAACATACTGGACTGTGTCTTAAGCTTGCACAAGCTTGGCCTTGTACCTACAAGCCTGGCTAGTGATGCAGTGCATGATATGGAGCCTTCTTCTGACCCAGAGCGGGGGAAACCTGCTACTCCTTCCTTGTCAATATCGAACGTGCCATCTGTGCCCACTCGTAAATCATCTGGCCTGATGGGCCGGTTCAGCCAGctcttatcttttgatattGAAGAGCCAAGGACACAACCAACAGAAGAACAACTTGCAGCTCAGCAACGCACGCGTGAGACTATACAGACTTGCcacattgatataatttttacaGAGAGCAAGTTTCTCCAAGCTGAGTCTTTATTGCAGCTTGTGAAGGCCCTTATCTTGGCTGCAGACCGACTCCGTAATGGAATCATCTCTGTTGAGGATGAAGACACTGCAGTATTCTGCCTGGAGTTGCTGATCGCAATTACGCTGAATAACCGAGACAGAATAATGCTTATCTGGCAAGGTGTTTACGATCACATATTTGATATTGTTCAGTCGACTATTATGCCTTGCACTCTGGTGGAAAAGGCGGTGTTTGGGCTCCTTAAGATATGCCAGCGTCTGCTTCCCTATAAGGAAAACCTGACTGATGAACTCCTCAGGTCACTGCAACTGGTTTCAAAACTTGACGCTCGGGTTGCTGATGCTTATTGTGAACACATCACACAAGAAGTTATGCGCCTTGTAAAAGCAAATGCAACTCATATCAGATCCCATGTGGGTTGGCGCACTATTATTTCCTTGCTATCTATCACAGCTCGGCATCCAGAAGCGTCTGAAGTGGGGTTTGAGGCGCTAGCATTTATTATGTCTGATGGGGCACACCTGCTGCCATCTAATTATGTTTTTTGTGTGGATGCAGCAAGGCAGTTTGGCGAGTCTAGGGTTGGGGAGGTTGATCGGTCTGTTTCTGCCCTAGATATGATGGCAGGTTCTGTTGTTTGTCTAGTAAGGTGGTCTTGCGAGACTAAAAATACTGTGGGTGAGGAGGCTGCTACGAAAGTGAATCAAGATATTGGGGAGATGTGGCTGAGGCTTGTGCAGGGTTTGAGGAAAGTGTGTTTGGACCAGAGAGAAGAAGTGAGGAACCATGCTATTTTAATGTTACAGAGGTCTTTGGCGGGAGTGGATGGGATTCACCTTCCGAATTCCTTGTGGTTGCAGTGTTTTGATGCGGTGATCTTCACATTGCTTGACGATTTAGAGGAAATTGTGCAGGGTAACTCTCGAAAGGACTACCGAAATATGGAGGGAACACTTTTTCTAGCCATGAAACTCATGTCGAAAGTGTTCTTGCAGTTACTGTTGGATCTCTGGCGGTTACCTTCTTTCTGCAAACTATGGCTAGGGGTTCTTAATCGTATGGAGAGATATATGAACATAAAATTCAGGGGAAGGCGTAGTGAGAAGATTCATGAATTAATTCCAGAGCTTCTCAAAAACACCCTATTTGTGATGAAGACGGCAGGATTACTCACACCCAGTGATTCTATTGGAGGGGATAGTTTTTGGCAACTGACATGGTTGCATGTGAAGAATATATCCCCTTCTTTGCAATCGGAGGTGTTCCCTGCACCTGAATTGGAGCAGCTGCagaaaaagcaaataaaagCAGTGGGAGTTCCTGCACCTGATGGGACTGTGCTTGTTCAGTCGAGTGAGACTACAGCATGA
- the LOC133859678 gene encoding pectinesterase 31, with the protein MAACVIKVSQDGNGDYGTVQDAIDAVPLGNTRRTVIRVAPGIYKQPVYVPKTKNFITLAGLSPEDTVLTWHNTASSQIEHHQASRVIGTGTFGCGSTIVEGEDFIAENITFENSAPQGSGQAVAIRVTADRCAFYNCRFLGWQDTLYLHYGKQYLKDCYIEGSVDFIFGNSTALLEHCHIHCKSAGFITAQGRKSSQETTGYVFLRCVITGNEGASYMCLGRPWGPFGRVVFAYTYMDACIKHVGWDNWGKTENERNACFYEYRCFGPGSCPSKRVTWARELVDEEAEQFLMHGYIDPDQERPWLAQRMALRIPYSA; encoded by the exons ATGGCGGCATGTGTTATAAAGGTGTCACAGGACGGGAATGGGGACTATGGGACGGTGCAGGATGCCATAGACGCGGTGCCACTCGGCAACACGCGTCGGACCGTGATTCGTGTGGCGCCAGGCATCTACAAGCAGCCGGTGTACGTGCCAAAGACCAAGAACTTCATCACCCTGGCGGGTCTCAGTCCGGAGGACACCGTGCTCACCTGGCACAACACCGCCTCCTCCCAGATCGAACACCACCAG GCCTCTCGGGTGATTGGGACTGGGACGTTTGGGTGTGGGAGCACTATTGTGGAAGGGGAGGATTTCATTGCTGAGaatatcacttttgaaaattctgctccTCAG GGTTCAGGTCAAGCTGTGGCAATTAGAGTAACAGCTGATCGATGTGCCTTCTATAATTGCAGATTCCTTGGATGGCAG GATACTCTGTACCTGCATTATGGAAAACAATATTTGAAAGATTGCTATATTGAAGGAAGCGTGGATTTCATCTTTGGCAATAGCACTGCTCTCTTGGAGCATTGTCATATCCACTGCAAGTCAGCAGGTTTCATAACTGCACAAGGCAGGAAATCTTCTCAGGAGACAACTGGTTATGTGTTCTTGAG ATGTGTGATCACTGGCAATGAAGGGGCTTCATACATGTGTCTTGGACGACCATGGGGACCTTTCGGGAGGGTGGTCTTTGCATACACATATATGGATGCATGTATTAAACATGTAGGGTGGGATAACTGGGGCAAAACAGAGAATGAGAGAAATGCCTGCTTTTATGAATACAG GTGTTTTGGGCCGGGTAGTTGCCCGTCAAAACGGGTCACATGGGCTAGAGAATTGGTAGATGAAGAAGCAGAACAGTTCCTCATGCATGGTTACATTGACCCAGATCAAGAAAGACCTTGGCTTGCCCAGAGAATGGCCTTGAGGATACCATATTCTGCATAG